One part of the Clostridium thermosuccinogenes genome encodes these proteins:
- a CDS encoding type IV pilus twitching motility protein PilT encodes MYTHDDFIKIIKYAKEANATDIHVAAGAVPAMRIEGRLSYMPFDMVLPKDTEALISDILDQERKNVLKSTHYISLPIALHDIGRLRVNIFMQRGSYSINIKLLDRLLKTPEELGIPDAVINLHRQESGLILVCGNKNSGKSTTVASLVKKISTSRECHIITIEDPIEYLYKHDKAIVNQKEVGMDVNSFKEGVYSALTQDPDVIMISSATDPATFSAALAAAENGHLVITTLQTDDSISTIEYIVGMYPADKSNYIKIQLSNALLAIVSQCLIPAADGNGSKLAVEVMLANQAIKNLIVENKIHQIPAMIKASKSLGMITMEDSINDLYTAGKITKQSALNYMANRKSFFGGAR; translated from the coding sequence ATGTACACGCATGACGATTTTATAAAAATAATTAAATATGCCAAAGAAGCCAATGCCACTGACATACATGTTGCCGCAGGCGCTGTTCCGGCTATGCGCATTGAAGGGCGTCTTTCGTATATGCCCTTCGACATGGTGCTCCCCAAGGATACAGAAGCCTTGATAAGCGACATTTTGGACCAAGAGCGTAAAAATGTATTAAAAAGCACCCATTATATCAGCCTTCCTATTGCGCTGCATGATATCGGAAGACTGAGGGTAAATATTTTCATGCAAAGGGGTTCCTATTCCATCAACATCAAACTGTTGGACAGGCTGTTAAAAACTCCCGAGGAGCTTGGCATACCCGATGCAGTTATCAATCTTCACCGCCAGGAAAGCGGGCTTATACTCGTATGTGGCAATAAGAACAGCGGCAAATCCACAACTGTGGCATCATTGGTAAAGAAGATAAGCACATCCAGGGAATGCCATATAATAACAATTGAAGACCCCATTGAGTATTTATATAAGCATGACAAGGCTATTGTAAACCAAAAAGAAGTAGGCATGGATGTAAACAGTTTCAAGGAAGGCGTTTACTCCGCCCTGACACAGGACCCGGACGTAATTATGATAAGCTCTGCCACAGACCCGGCTACATTTTCTGCCGCTCTGGCAGCTGCAGAAAACGGTCATCTGGTTATTACCACATTGCAGACGGACGATTCCATATCCACGATAGAATATATAGTCGGAATGTATCCTGCAGATAAGAGCAATTATATAAAGATACAGCTCAGCAATGCACTTCTGGCGATCGTATCCCAGTGCCTCATACCCGCTGCCGACGGCAATGGCAGCAAGCTCGCTGTGGAAGTAATGCTGGCCAACCAGGCAATTAAAAACCTGATAGTGGAAAACAAGATCCACCAGATACCGGCAATGATAAAAGCCAGCAAATCCCTAGGAATGATAACAATGGAGGATTCCATCAACGATCTTTATACAGCCGGTAAGATAACAAAGCAAAGCGCATTGAACTATATGGCAAACAGAAAGAGCTTCTTCGGTGGAGCGCGATGA
- a CDS encoding N-acetylmuramoyl-L-alanine amidase, with product MIVIVRKNNIALILLIFLLSIVIYSLNIWSTDAAVTANDSSVQRVVILDPGHGGEDPGMVSPGGLKEKDINLIIAFKAKELLENDNYKVIMTRTEDKLEYPEGTKGYTAKRKADLLRRKNIMDTSGADIVVSIHLNSFVNDTSQRGAQAFYPHNSPESQKLALCLQKAVKEIVDPNNKRNALVRGKPNETPIIILRDLKTPTAILECGFLSNPEDEKLLATDEHQTKLAMAIKAAVDSYFSGT from the coding sequence ATGATAGTGATAGTGAGAAAAAATAACATAGCTCTGATATTGTTGATTTTCCTGCTGTCGATAGTTATATATAGCCTTAACATCTGGAGCACGGATGCTGCCGTTACAGCCAATGACAGCAGCGTGCAGAGAGTGGTAATACTAGATCCCGGCCATGGCGGTGAAGATCCTGGGATGGTGAGTCCAGGTGGATTGAAGGAAAAGGACATAAATCTCATTATTGCTTTCAAGGCGAAGGAGCTGCTGGAGAATGACAACTACAAGGTCATAATGACCAGAACGGAGGATAAGCTGGAGTATCCTGAAGGCACTAAAGGTTATACTGCCAAGAGAAAGGCAGACCTGTTGAGAAGAAAAAATATAATGGACACTTCGGGTGCCGATATCGTAGTCAGCATACACCTTAACAGCTTTGTAAACGATACGAGCCAGAGGGGAGCCCAGGCCTTCTACCCGCATAATTCGCCGGAAAGCCAAAAATTGGCATTGTGCCTGCAAAAAGCCGTCAAGGAAATAGTGGACCCCAACAATAAACGAAATGCACTGGTAAGAGGCAAACCCAATGAAACACCTATAATAATCCTTCGGGACTTGAAAACGCCTACTGCCATTCTGGAATGCGGTTTTTTGTCAAACCCTGAGGATGAAAAACTTCTGGCCACTGATGAGCATCAGACCAAGCTGGCCATGGCGATTAAGGCGGCAGTAGACAGCTATTTTTCCGGAACTTGA
- the trpS gene encoding tryptophan--tRNA ligase, producing MRILSGIQPSGSLHIGNYFAMIKRMIEFQNDNELLCFIANYHALTTVYDASTLRSRTLDAAMDFLALGLDPDKAIFWVQSDIPEVQELAWLLSNVTGMGLLERAHSYKDKIAKGISPNHGLFAYPVLMAADILLYGCDKVPVGKDQKQHVEIARDLALRFNSTYGETFVIPEADIESTIATIPGTDGQKMSKSYGNTIDIFADEKKLRQSVMSIKTDSTPVDEPKPTDGNPLFEIYSLFLDSEGKEELRQRFETPGLRYGDVKKELFEVIWNYFSQARNNRKKYENDMQYVYDVLKKGAEKAREIASYYLDKARHNVGLDYKFTSK from the coding sequence TTGAGGATACTATCCGGAATCCAGCCGTCAGGCTCTCTTCATATAGGCAATTATTTTGCCATGATAAAGAGAATGATTGAATTCCAAAACGATAATGAACTGCTGTGCTTCATTGCCAATTATCATGCATTGACAACAGTGTATGATGCTTCCACTTTAAGAAGCAGAACCCTTGACGCTGCCATGGATTTTCTTGCCCTGGGACTTGACCCGGACAAAGCAATTTTCTGGGTACAGTCGGATATACCTGAGGTTCAGGAGCTTGCCTGGTTATTATCCAATGTAACAGGCATGGGATTGCTGGAACGCGCCCACTCTTACAAGGACAAAATTGCAAAAGGTATATCTCCCAACCATGGATTATTCGCATATCCTGTTCTTATGGCTGCCGACATACTTTTATACGGCTGCGACAAGGTTCCGGTAGGCAAGGATCAGAAGCAGCATGTGGAGATAGCCAGGGATTTGGCTTTGCGCTTCAACAGCACTTATGGTGAAACCTTCGTAATACCTGAGGCTGATATTGAAAGCACCATTGCCACAATTCCGGGTACCGACGGTCAGAAAATGTCCAAATCCTATGGGAATACCATTGACATATTTGCCGATGAAAAGAAGCTTCGCCAATCGGTAATGTCCATAAAAACCGATTCAACCCCGGTGGATGAACCAAAGCCTACCGACGGCAACCCGCTGTTTGAAATATATTCTCTGTTCCTTGACAGCGAGGGCAAGGAAGAACTGAGACAAAGGTTTGAGACTCCCGGACTCAGGTACGGGGACGTCAAGAAGGAGCTTTTTGAGGTTATCTGGAATTATTTCTCACAAGCCAGGAACAACAGAAAAAAATATGAAAATGATATGCAGTATGTATATGATGTCTTGAAAAAGGGCGCGGAAAAGGCCAGAGAGATTGCATCCTATTACCTTGATAAGGCAAGACATAATGTAGGGTTGGACTACAAATTCACCTCGAAATGA